Genomic segment of Salvia splendens isolate huo1 chromosome 12, SspV2, whole genome shotgun sequence:
TGTCTGGGACCCGAATCTATGATTGAGTTCTGAAGGTATCTCATGTAGGCAGAAATGGGAGACTCAGCAGTGTTTCCCCATACATCAGGAGGAGGGGAAGGTAGCAGCATGTTGGGGGAGTGCTGATCATATTGGACCGGAGGAGGAGGCCACCCTAGGTTATTTGGGTAAGGCATCAGACCTGGTGCAGGCATTCGCATAGGGACATGAGGATTAGTGGGGAGCTGAGGCCTACCAGTCGAAGCCAGAGGTGGGGGGCGAACTCTCTGTAACCGGTTATTGGGGGGTCTCAGGTGGGTTTGGGGAGGCCTAGGAGGCTGGTCGCGTAATGGTGAACCAGTAAGCTGCTGAACTATGTCACGGAAATCGTTCTTGTTGATATTGTAGACTTGGGGTTGAGGCTGCTGCCTTCCAGCAGCAGTAGCAAAGTTAGGCTGATGCAAGGGGCTTTTCTTGATGTTTTTGCCCATCTTGTTTACACCCAAATGATCCGTTTGTCTATTCGTAGGAGGCTGATTTGAATCCATTTTTTCAAGACTAAAAACTCTACTTTTTCCCAGCAAAAACCTAGCCACTCACTCCCCTTCTCGTCAACAAAATACCCCAATTTCAGTGATCAAATCAATCCAAAACATCAATCACCACTACACTTTTTCCAGCGAAAACCTAGCTACTTCTTCTTCAACTAGAAACCCCCCAATTTCAGTAGTCAAAACCTCAATCATCAAACAAAATCACAACTCAAGAGTAGAATTCAAGAATCTTGAATTTTCCACCAAAAAAGCGAAATCTTTAGATCTTCCTTGGCAAACCTCAAACCCCTCAAAAGACAGATTACACCTGAATCTATCTGCTGAAGCCCAAAACCTTGATTCTATAACCAAATCCTAAAAACCACCCACAACTCCTCAATCTTTCACTCAAATCCCAATATCAAAGGAATAAAATTTATAGATATGGAAATCACAAAAAAAGGAGAAGAATCATAAATGGAATTGAGACCTTGAGCATGGCGAGTGGAGTCTAGCGATTACTCGTCTCATCTGCAGCTGGAAAAGCTCCGGGGTGTGAATTGGTAAAAGGATGAATGAAATGGAAAGGGAAGTGGAATGTAAGAAATGATATTTTATTGAGAATTGAAGGCAGCGGAGACCGGTGGTGGCTACGGCAAGTGCGTCACCACCCACTTTGAATATTGTTTGaatattatactcctataatttAACCATTTTCCTATTCGTACATGTCAACTGAAAACGTATTGAAATTCTGTGAATTACTATATCTCTAATTATTTATTCCACGATATATGCAACTGTTAGCCTATGATCTCAATCGAAAATTACACAAACACGGAAtcgaaataaaaaattaatctttCTGTCCCATTCCCCATTTACGATGACTATTTTCTTTGCATGATCATATATAAGCTATATCAATAACGCAGGctaattattagtagtatttcaatATATGCTTTGTATCTAAAGGCTTGCTTGCGGCTGAGTAAGTGCGAAATGTAGTATAAATATGCAGTGGAGGGAATTAGTTTTTGAGCAACTCCAACTCCAATTCCAATTGCATTTCTCGATTTCCATCTCCTCTTCAATCTTCCAGCTACGGAGGTGGTGTTTTCATTGGAAAATCTTCAACCAGGTGCTGCATTTTCTCTTCTATTTCCAaccatttttttcttcatttcttgttGTGGAATTAGGGTGTTTTGTGATTTCTTTATAAGGCATAGAAGAGGTAATGTCGATTGATTGCTAAAATTTGTTGATTAACATGTAAACACACCTTGTGAGTCGTGAATGGATTGTTGTGTGTTCTTTGTTAAAGGATACTAGTTCTTCCAATGGATTGATTGCTCTCCCCTTTCTTGACgttctttgttttctttaaatCACTTGAAAAATAGTGTCAAGAATTGATAATTTACTCAGTAAATCAAATCAGAGAAACTTAGGTAAGAAATGTCTATTTGTCTTTGCTAAATTGGGAATGAATATATCACACCAGAAATGTTGTAACTTCCGGCTAATTCTCAACAAATTATTGCTTTTAATAATTCTTGACTTCAACTCCTCCAGCATTTTTTGTTATTAGCTAACATTGCTAAAGATATCTGTTAATCTGGTACCATCTTCATTTTTACCCTTTTTTACGCCTTCTGATGGATCCAATATCTGTTAGAGCATCTATATTTATGTTTAGCTGTTGCAGTTCAAGAATTTATAGGCATGATTCAGAAAAAATGTAATTAAGTTAACAATTTGCTTTGTGAGTTGCAGTTGTGCATGTTAATGTGTTTGTATCTGGTGTTTCTTATAAGCTCAAATATACTGTGAGTTAGTTAAACTGGTTTAAATCCCTGCACTGGAATACATGTCTTTCTAACCAGTTAATTTGGTTGTGGTTGTTCCAGGATGGATGACTCTATGGTGTTGCATCAAGAAGCTGCATATGATGAAAAAGAAGTTGAGAATGAAGGAAAAGAAGCTGCTACTGATGAAAGAGAAGAAGCTGCTAATGATAAAGAAGAAGTTGTGAAAGATGATAAAGAAGCTGCTAAGGATGAAGAAACTGCTACTGATGAAAAAGAAGCTGCTAGAAATGCTGAAATTTTGGAACGTCATCTTAGGAGGAACAGGGACAAGAACCGTAGATATAGAGCTCGTAAGCGACAACTAGCTGAATTGGAAAAGGCATCAAGTGTTGAGAAAGAAGGTGCTAAGGATGAAAAAGAATCTGCTAGAATTGCTGAAATTTTGGATCGTAGATATACAGCTCGTAAGCGACAACAAGCTGAATTGAGAAAGGCACCAAGTGGTGAAAAAGAGGCTGCTAAGGATGAAAATGAAACTGCTACAATTGCTGAAAAAGTGGAACATCTTCGTAGGAAGAAAAGGGAGGGCCAACGTAGATATAGAGCTCGTAAGCGACAAGAAGCTGAATTGAGAAAGGCACCAAGTGTTGATCAACCAGCCAGTATTCAATGTCTGAGAGATTGGAAGAAAGATGCCAGGAGAG
This window contains:
- the LOC121757250 gene encoding translation initiation factor IF-2-like, with protein sequence MDDSMVLHQEAAYDEKEVENEGKEAATDEREEAANDKEEVVKDDKEAAKDEETATDEKEAARNAEILERHLRRNRDKNRRYRARKRQLAELEKASSVEKEGAKDEKESARIAEILDRRYTARKRQQAELRKAPSGEKEAAKDENETATIAEKVEHLRRKKREGQRRYRARKRQEAELRKAPSVDQPASIQCLRDWKKDARRGHMHKKQETCPSHSGGIASLASQSQNHFSEFVD
- the LOC121757249 gene encoding protein HAIKU1-like; translation: MDSNQPPTNRQTDHLGVNKMGKNIKKSPLHQPNFATAAGRQQPQPQVYNINKNDFRDIVQQLTGSPLRDQPPRPPQTHLRPPNNRLQRVRPPPLASTGRPQLPTNPHVPMRMPAPGLMPYPNNLGWPPPPVQYDQHSPNMLLPSPPPDVWGNTAESPISAYMRYLQNSIIDSGPRQPHPFPQGHMQHQVPAQNLPHPHAFPNPAMPPRGNGPPTNLPSPRFNGPPPLLPSPRANGPPPLLASPRMSGPMPPLPSPRANGPPRLLPSPTSQFLLPSPTGFINLLSPRSPYPLLSPGFDYPPISPNFSFASMGQSGVLGPGPHPPPSPGYGFPLPPSGFFPVPSPRWRNQ